In a genomic window of Punica granatum isolate Tunisia-2019 chromosome 6, ASM765513v2, whole genome shotgun sequence:
- the LOC116211900 gene encoding transmembrane protein 53: MEGPVRILGPSVLNRRLLLLHSTPSLSRRTAAVPHPPRILSLSQTPSPRPSIFFPLSLSASHLSTPITSSFNHDSSSYPFTPTSETAHLSWHRAPFPGSGSTPPLWGHRKDCEVTVVLLGWLGAREKHLRRYIEWYNSRGFNAVTFVVGVRELLWFDLGVRVENRIRGLTEELVSWVSGREDDGRERGLLFHSFSNTGWLVYGSFLERLQGRQDLLEKIKGCVVDSGGGDPLNPKVWAAGFSAALLKKQSSSASPATDPKNSQEFEDDVNLMKMQGNEMSMIESTLLSSLEKLFSYVLKLPDVERKLENIVNILLKNQPLCPQLYLYSTADKVVPSQSIELQMEAQRSMGRRVFSFNFRTSPHVDHFRTFPEQYLSVIEGFLKECLVIVKQN, encoded by the exons ATGGAGGGTCCTGTCAGAATCCTCGGCCCCTCCGTCCTCAACCgccgcctcctcctcctccacagCACCCCCTCCCTCAGCCGCCGAACCGCCGCCGTCCCACATCCGCCCCGcatcctctccctctcccagACCCCAAGCCCAAGACCCTCCATATTCTTCCCTCTATCCCTCTCCGCCTCTCACCTCTCAACCCCCATCACCTCGTCATTCAATCACGACAGCAGCTCGTACCCATTCACCCCCACTTCGGAAACCGCCCATTTGAGCTGGCACCGAGCTCCGTTCCCCGGCAGCGGCTCGACCCCGCCTCTCTGGGGCCACCGGAAGGACTGTGAGGTCACGGTGGTCCTACTGGGTTGGCTCGGGGCGAGGGAGAAGCACTTGAGGAGGTACATTGAGTGGTACAACTCGAGGGGGTTCAATGCGGTGACGTTCGTGGTGGGAGTCAGAGAGCTGCTCTGGTTCGATTTGGGTGTTAGGGTTGAGAACAGGATTCGGGGTCTCACGGAGGAATTGGTGTCGTGGGTGTCTGGGCGAGAAGACGACGGGAGGGAGCGCGGCTTGCTCTTCCACAGCTTCAGCAACACGGGTTGGCTTGT CTATGGTTCCTTTCTTGAGAGGTTGCAGGGCAGGCAGGATTTGTTGGAGAAGATTAAAGGGTGTGTTGTTGATTCTGGGGGAGGTGACCCGTTGAATCCTAAG GTCTGGGCAGCTGGGTTTTCAGCAGCTTTGTTGAAAAAACAGAGTTCTTCAGCGAGCCCTGCTACGGACCCCAAAAACTCTCAAGAGTTTGAAGATGATGTtaacttaatgaaaatgcaagGAAATGAAATGTCAATGATTGAAAGCACTCTTCTTTCATCTCTGGAGAAGCTGTTCTCTTACGTGCTAAAGTTACCTGATGTGGAAAG GAAGCTGGAAAATATTGTCAATATCCTCTTAAAGAATCAACCCTTGTGTCCTCAACTTTACCTTTACAGTACAGCCGATAAGGTGGTTCCCTCCCAATCAATCGAGTTGCAGATGGAAGCCCAGAGGAGTATGGGAAGAAGAGTTTTCTCGTTTAACTTCAGGACATCTCCCCATGTGGATCACTTCAGAACTTTCCCAGAACAGTATTTATCGGTGATTGAGGGTTTCTTGAAAGAGTGCCTGGTCATAGTAAAGCAGAACTAA
- the LOC116212109 gene encoding probable LRR receptor-like serine/threonine-protein kinase At3g47570 — protein MVALFSCSVCSANRIPGNHSDQFALLEFKAALHDPLGVLDSWNTTIHFCQWYGVACGKRHQRVTSLDLQSQKLGGIISPSIGNLTFLRVLNLQNNSFHLRIPPEVGHLYRLRVLLFNNNSLDGPIPPSLSRCFNLITLCVHVNMLEGNLPAELSSLSKLKELRLDMNALSGPIPSSYGNLSSLEDLRASRNELVGMIPDTLGSLQNLKVLALGDNNFVGTIPVSIFNISSLEVLDVAKNHLVGSLPSDLGFTLPTLQFLSLAVNHFTGPIPKSLSNLSDLSLFNINLNNFTGEVPSFQKMNELRAMAIGDNHLGGRQVGDLNFLCTLTNSTKLEILQFKVNKFEGNIPECISNLSITLQLFSSCDNMISGGLPGTIGNLINLELFEVVGNNISGNIPSEIGNLARLKQLDLSLNEFSEEIPHTVGNLSMLTYLNLASNSLQGAIPSSLSKCRSLLLLDLADNKLSGAIPPEIMEISSLSIYADFSGNNLTGKLPLEVGNLKNLGALYLEENRISGEIPGNLGSCIMMEILYMQDNLFEGSIPSSLSNLKGIQELNLSKNMLYGQIPKFLEDLNLTSLGLAFNEFEGAVPTGGVFRNASATSLIGNKDLCGGLAEFRLPKCNTEEPRRVGTMSVVRIIIISSVSGLLGLLLILVLLYILWCRRQSKTTASEFSRDGLLKVSYQSLLKATNGFSSINLIGSGSFGSVFRGVFDWNQTVVAVMVLNLMRYGAAKSFISECKALRNIRHRNLVKVITACSGTDYQGNDFKALIYEFMVNGSLDRWLHPVVEMIETEEEAPRQLNLLQRLNITIDVASALDYLHNHFDVPIVHCDLKPSNVLLDDEMTAHVGDFGLVRFLSAEATRELIADPSSSIGVKGSIGYIAPEYGAGGEVSTHGDVYSYGILVLEMFTGKRPTDEMFTDGLNLHSFAIAALPEQVSQVVDPFLLQESQGVESSQNSVRARRHSNRLQKVQECLVSIIRLGVLCSSESPGDRMNIADVATALRVIHKELLEN, from the exons ATGGTTGCTCTCTtctcatgctctgtgtgcagTGCAAACAGAATTCCGGGGAATCACTCCGACCAATTCGCTCTGTTGGAATTCAAGGCCGCGTTACATGATCCCCTCGGTGTTTTGGACTCGTGGAACACCACCATCCATTTCTGTCAGTGGTACGGAGTTGCTTGCGGCAAAAGGCACCAGAGGGTCACATCTTTGGACTTGCAATCGCAAAAGTTGGGAGGAATTATATCCCCCAGTATTGGAAACCTCACATTCCTGAGGGTCCTCAACCTCCAAAACAATAGTTTCCACTTAAGGATTCCTCCCGAAGTTGGTCATCTATATAGACTACGAGTTTTGCTCTTTAATAACAACTCGTTGGATGGACCGATTCCTCCAAGTTTGTCTCGTTGCTTCAATCTCATTACACTTTGCGTCCATGTCAACATGCTTGAAGGGAATTTACCTGCAGAGCTTAGCTCCTTGTCGAAGCTCAAAGAGCTTCGTTTGGACATGAATGCTTTGAGTGGGCCAATCCCTAGTTCTTATGGAAATTTGTCATCTCTCGAGGATCTCCGCGCATCACGAAATGAACTCGTTGGCATGATTCCAGATACATTGGGCAGCTTGCAAAACCTAAAAGTTCTTGCTCTCGGGGATAATAATTTCGTTGGGACCATTCCTGTATCGATATTCAATATCTCATCCCTAGAAGTCCTTGATGTTGCCAAAAACCATCTGGTGGGGAGCTTACCATCAGACTTGGGCTTCACTCTTCCAACCCTCCAATTTCTCTCCTTAGCCGTGAACCATTTCACAGGACCTATTCCCAAATCACTATCCAATTTGTCTGACCTCTcgttatttaatattaatctAAATAATTTCACTGGGGAGGTTCCATCTTTCCAAAAAATGAATGAGCTTCGTGCTATGGCCATTGGGGACAATCATCTTGGTGGTCGGCAAGTTGGTGATCTCAACTTCCTTTGCACATTGACAAACTCTACAAAGCTAGAGATATTACAGTTTAAAGTCAACAAATTTGAAGGAAACATACCCGAATGCATCTCTAACCTGTCGATAACTCTCCAGCTTTTCTCTTCTTGCGACAACATGATATCCGGAGGCTTACCAGGTACCATTGGCAATCTCATAAACTTAGAATTGTTTGAAGTGGTTGGGAACAACATTTCTGGTAACATTCCTTCTGAAATCGGCAATCTCGCAAGGCTAAAGCAATTGGATCTAAGCTTGAATGAATTCTCTGAAGAAATCCCACACACCGTGGGAAATTTGTCGATGTTGACCTACTTGAATTTGGCAAGCAATAGTCTTCAAGGAGCAATACCTTCATCTCTAAGCAAGTGTCGGAGTTTATTACTTCTCGACCTTGCCGATAACAAACTTAGTGGGGCCATACCTCCTGAAATTATGGAAATCTCATCTTTGTCGATATACGCAGACTTCTCTGGCAATAATCTGACAGGCAAGCTTCCTCTGGAGGTTGGGAATCTGAAAAATCTGGGCGCATTATATCTGGAAGAGAATAGAATCTCTGGAGAAATCCCTGGTAATCTTGGAAGCTGTATAATGATGGAGATTCTTTACATGCAGGACAACCTTTTTGAAGGTTCGATTCCGTCCTCGTTGAGTAACTTAAAAGGGATTCAAGAACTgaacttatcaaaaaatatgTTGTATGGGCAAATTCCAAAATTCCTTGAGGACCTAAATCTGACGAGTTTAGGTCTCGCATTCAATGAATTTGAGGGCGCAGTGCCAACAGGAGGAGTTTTCAGGAATGCAAGTGCAACCTCTCTCATCGGAAATAAGGATCTCTGCGGGGGCTTGGCTGAATTCCGGCTACCCAAATGCAACACTGAAGAACCGAGGAGGGTGGGGACCATGAGCGTCGTGAGAATTATCATTATTTCCTCAGTTTCAGGCCTTCTAGGACTGCTTTTGATTCTAGTTTTGCTGTATATTCTCTGGTGTAGAAGGCAAAGTAAAACTACTGCGTCCGAGTTTTCGAGAGATGGGCTTTTGAAGGTTTCTTACCAAAGCCTATTGAAAGCAACTAATGGTTTCTCTTCCATAAATTTGATAGGCTCGGGAAGTTTCGGATCAGTGTTCCGAGGTGTTTTTGATTGGAATCAGACGGTTGTTGCCGTGATGGTTCTAAACCTGATGCGGTATGGAGCAGCCAAGAGTTTCATTTCAGAATGCAAGGCCTTGAGAAACATCAGGCACAGGAATCTCGTGAAGGTAATCACTGCATGTTCCGGCACTGATTATCAGGGAAACGATTTCAAGGCCCTGATTTATGAGTTCATGGTGAATGGGAGTTTAGACAGATGGCTACATCCAGTAGTCGAGATGATTGAGACAGAGGAAGAGGCCCCAAGACAGTTAAATCTTCTCCAGAGACTGAACATCACTATAGATGTTGCTTCTGCTTTAGATTATCTCCATAATCATTTTGATGTGCCCATAGTCCACTGTGATCTAAAGCCAAGCAATGTTCTACTGGACGACGAAATGACTGCACATGTTGGCGATTTCGGATTGGTCAGGTTCCTGTCTGCAGAAGCCACAAGGGAGTTAATTGCTGATCCAAGTAGCTCAATCGGAGTGAAAGGATCTATCGGCTATATTGCTCCTG AATACGGGGCAGGAGGAGAGGTTTCAACTCATGGGGATGTCTATAGCTATGGGATTCTTGTGCTGGAGATGTTCACAGGGAAGAGGCCAACCGATGAGATGTTCACGGATGGATTGAACCTTCATTCCTTTGCTATTGCAGCATTGCCCGAACAAGTTTCTCAGGTTGTTGATCCCTTCCTGCTTCAGGAAAGTCAAGGCGTGGAAAGCAGTCAGAACAGCGTGAGAGCAAGGAGGCATAGCAACAGACTCCAAAAAGTTCAGGAGTGCTTGGTCTCAATTATCAGGCTAGGAGTTCTTTGTTCCTCCGAGTCACCCGGAGACCGCATGAACATCGCTGATGTCGCAACTGCACTCCGTGTGATTCACAAGGAGCTTCTTGAAAACTGA